The Methanomicrobia archaeon genome segment CCGTGCTCTACCTCAGCCGGTACATTATTCAGCACAAATCTGATTATTACCGGCTATTCCGCGCGGTAACCGACTCTGGTGACTGGGAATCTTGGCTGCTCTATATGCTCCGCGGCGTCGAAGAAACCGCACTTTGGACCTTCCACCGTATCCACGCGATTCAAGATCTACTCGACCATACCATTGCGCGTTGCCGGGCAGAACTCCCAAAAATATACTCACGAGAACTCATCGATCTGATCTTCCGCCAGCCATACTGCAAAATCAGTTTCGTCGTCGATGCCGGACTTGCGGAGCGCAAGACGGCTTCCACCTATCTGCAGTCCCTAGAACGGATTGGCATCCTGGTCAGCGAAAGAGTGGGCCGTGAGGTCATCTACAAGCATCCCGCGTTACTTGAGGTGCTTACTGCATGAACGACGCGAACCCACCTTGCTTGTCCGCGCAAGACCCACAAAACGGAGCTATGTCCAATTTTTCCGCTAATTTGGACCGCTCTGCGCAAGATGTCCAATGGGTGGACACATCCACCAGAAGATGTCCAATTCCAGCATATAAATGGACATTTTAGCCGTAAAAATCGAGGTTCTCGGGGGCTACACGCATCATCGATGCATCAGCGCAGCGATGTATCGTCTCGGACATCTCGTACACGATAGTTCGCGGGATAATGAGCGACCAGCGCCTTATCTTGCAAACGCGCAGCGGCATCGATCATTGCCTGGACTTCATCGGTAGTCAGCATGTCCTCGGTTTTTAGATCATTTTGGGGACTTCTCACCTTGATCCATGAGACGTCTTCCCCCAACCACTCGAGAAACCTGCGAAAGAAGATCTTGTAATCGTGCTTCGTCCAGTCCTTCAAATCGCTCCGCTCCCGCTCAGCCACGATTCGAACGAGATCATCGTCGGTGAGGTAGCCATATCGTGCCCCGCGCAGGTGCCGGGTCGCGATAATCCGCAGCACGAGGGCAATCTTATTCGCACGGCTCTGGCTGTTTTTGGGATGAAGCCACTATACCCCAAAAGGTTTATATACCCCCTTCGCTAATGCACTATCCCCGCTCTATGCGGGCCGCTCTGCATGCCGGTGATTGGTGGCTGCATGCTGATGGCTGGAGGTTAGATACACGATGAACCGGTACGAATGCCTGCTCTGTGGCGAGATCTACGATCCCGAGATGGGCGATTTTGAGGGCGCGATCGAGCCCGGGGTCCCGTTCGAAGCGCTGCCTGATGACTGGTGCTGTCCCGAATGCGGCGCGCCCTGGCAGGACTTCATCGAGCTCGAGGATCTCGCAACGACTACCCGCCGGCTGCTCTTTGACCCGGCGCTGAAAAGCGGTGTGGGGTAATTTCCAGAGCCTTGAGCAAGCACCCAGCAAGCACCGCGGAGAAGGAGGGTGGGGACGCGCCTCACGGATGCAATGCAAGTACCTGGAATCACGCTGCGGAAAGCTTAAAATACTCTGCGCGCTTCTGTTCTTTGTAGTTCCTATCATGACCGGCCGAATGGAAACGGTGGTTGTCGATGGTATCACGCTAGAGTACGAGGTCGCGGGTACTGGAGATGCCGCGATCTTTATTCACGGTGCGTTCATCGCGGATGCGTTCCGCCCGCTGTTGTTCGAGCCCGTTCTGGCCGACCACTACCAGCTCATCCTGTATCACCGCCGCGGCTACGGGGGCAGCGGCCACAGCGGTGTGCCGGTAAGTATCGCCCAGCAGGCTGCGGACTGCCGGGCAGTACTGCGTCACCTCGGCGTCGCGCGTGCGCACGTTGTGGGGCACTCACTGGGTGGCTGTATCGCCCTCCAGTTCACCCTGGACGCTCCGGCCGTTGTCCAGACGCTCGCGCTGCTCGAGCCCGCGCTCATCGCCGGGGCCACCGGGCACTCATACCGTGAGGCGATGCTGCACGGCCAACAGCGGTATAGGGAAGTGCCCCCGGAACGGCTCATTGACGAATCCCTGCAGGCGCGCTATGGCGCGGGGTATCGTACGCCACTCGAGCGGATACTGCCAGGAGCGTTCGAGCAAGCAGTCGCCCACGCGGGTACCGTATTCGAGCTGGATCTACCCGGCTGGCTGGAGTGGCGATTTGGCGAGCACGAGGCGAAGCGGATCACCCAGCCGGTGCTCGCGGTCACCGGGAGCGAAAGCAACGCACTCTGGCCGCGATTTGGAGAGACGCACCGGCTACTGCTCCAGTGGTTCACGACCAGCCAGGGTTTTGTGCTTCCGGGCGCTGCGCACGGGCTGCAGCTGCAAAACCCGCGTGGCATGGCCGGGGCACTCGCGGACTTCTGGGCACACCACCCGATCGGGTAAGAAGCGAGCACCTGCGCGATTTAGCGTTGCTCACAAGAAGACTCTTGACGTACCGTAACGTAACCTGACCTGCAGCCGCTTCTCCTTCTGGTAGTATGAGCTCTGTTCGTAATGACCGATCCTGGCAGCACAGGTGACTCGAAAATTATCACGCAGATTGGCACATAGTGCTCGTGCGGGGTGAGTTAGATCACTAACCCACAGCAGCGTGACAGCCGCTCCGCTCCGCTCCGTCCGGCCCGGAGCGAAAAGCTTAACTAGCGTGATCGACAATGAGCCTCTCGTACAGTCTAAGTATTGTCAGTCTAAGTAAGTATGAACGTTAGGAGGTGATAGAAGCTAAGAGATGATCAAGAAACTCGTAGCGATTCTTCTGGTTGGTGTTTTGCTGTCAGGTCTGCTTGTAGTGAGTGTAACAGTAGTAGCGACGCCAGCGGCGGAGATGATACCCGTGATCATCATGTTCAAGGACCGTCCGCATACCGCGTTGATCGAGCAGTATCAGGGCGATATAAAGACCGTATACCACCTGCAACCCGCGCTGGCCGCATCACTGCCCCCGAAGGCTGTTGAGAACCTGGAACGCAATCCGAAGATTGCGTACATCGTGCGCGATCTTGAGATATACACCATGGGCGAGGTGTATGACTGGGGTGTTGCTCGCATTGACGCGGATGTTGTCCACGCCGGCGGGAACACCGGCGAGGGTATCAAAGTCGCTATACTGGATACCGGGATAGATTACACGCATCCTGACCTCGCGGCTAATTACGCAGGTGGTACCGACTGTGCAGATAAAGATGACGATCCTATGGACGTCGGTGGCCACGGCACACACTGCGCAGGCATTGTCGCCGCTGCACTGAATGACGCAGGCGTTATTGGTGTTGCGCCCGGTGCGGAGTTATACGCGGTGAAAGTGTTCACGGACAGTGGTGGTGGCAGTTACAGCGATGTCATTTCCGCGCTCGAGTGGTGTATCGAGAATGACATCCAGGTCATTTCGATGAGCTTCGGGTCTTCATACCGGAGCGGCGACCCGGGCATAGAGCCCTGGATCAATGCCGCGTACAATGCGGGCATCGTGCTCGTGGGCGCAGCAGGCAACGACGGTAACCGGTTTGCTACAGGCGATAGTGTCATTTATCCCGCACGGTACAGCAACGTTATTGCCGTCGCGGCAACTGACCGTTATGACAAACGGGCATCTTTCTCAAGCACCGGTCCGGCGGTTGAACTCGCGGCACCCGGCGTCGCGATAACGTCGACGGTTCCGGGCGGGGCGTACGAGGCCTGGAGTGGCACCTCGATGGCCTGCCCACATGTTGCGGGAACTGCCGCGCTCGTCATCGGGTCGGGTATTACGGATAACGAAGCGGTACGTCTGTGCCTGCAAGCCACAGCTGAGGATCTCGGTGCCGCAGGCAAAGACAACCTGTACGGCTATGGCCTGGTTGATGCGGAAGCCGCAGCTGCTCTTCCAGCTGGCAATGAACCGCCGGTAGCAGATGCTGGTGGCCCGTACTCCGGGACGACGGGGGTCGCCGTCGCCTTTGACGGCTCAGGTTCGTACGACCCGGATGGCGACCCGCTGACCTATACCTGGGCGTTCGGTGATGGCTCAACAGGCACCGGTGTACAGCCGACCCACGTATACTCCGCGA includes the following:
- a CDS encoding rubredoxin, which encodes MNRYECLLCGEIYDPEMGDFEGAIEPGVPFEALPDDWCCPECGAPWQDFIELEDLATTTRRLLFDPALKSGVG
- a CDS encoding PKD domain-containing protein, whose amino-acid sequence is MIKKLVAILLVGVLLSGLLVVSVTVVATPAAEMIPVIIMFKDRPHTALIEQYQGDIKTVYHLQPALAASLPPKAVENLERNPKIAYIVRDLEIYTMGEVYDWGVARIDADVVHAGGNTGEGIKVAILDTGIDYTHPDLAANYAGGTDCADKDDDPMDVGGHGTHCAGIVAAALNDAGVIGVAPGAELYAVKVFTDSGGGSYSDVISALEWCIENDIQVISMSFGSSYRSGDPGIEPWINAAYNAGIVLVGAAGNDGNRFATGDSVIYPARYSNVIAVAATDRYDKRASFSSTGPAVELAAPGVAITSTVPGGAYEAWSGTSMACPHVAGTAALVIGSGITDNEAVRLCLQATAEDLGAAGKDNLYGYGLVDAEAAAALPAGNEPPVADAGGPYSGTTGVAVAFDGSGSYDPDGDPLTYTWAFGDGSTGTGVQPTHVYSASGTYTVTLVVNDGSVDSEPSTATATISEGVVNAPPVADAGPDQTALVGAVVLFNGSGSYDSDGTITAYDWDFDDGSTGSGKTTTHAYGTAGTYTVVLTVTDDRGSTATDEATVTATAAGADVMHVASIGMSTESRTAGKNTFVCALATVTVADAAGVPVAGASVAGRWSGAATDSDSGLTDATGAVTLTSDSVKLKTAATFTFTVTDVNKDGWTYDPAANTVTSGSIAWP
- a CDS encoding Fic family protein, translated to MADDGPDPLIRLAIGHYQFEALNPFTDRNGRTGRILNMLYLIQSGLLEIPVLYLSRYIIQHKSDYYRLFRAVTDSGDWESWLLYMLRGVEETALWTFHRIHAIQDLLDHTIARCRAELPKIYSRELIDLIFRQPYCKISFVVDAGLAERKTASTYLQSLERIGILVSERVGREVIYKHPALLEVLTA
- a CDS encoding alpha/beta hydrolase — translated: MQCKYLESRCGKLKILCALLFFVVPIMTGRMETVVVDGITLEYEVAGTGDAAIFIHGAFIADAFRPLLFEPVLADHYQLILYHRRGYGGSGHSGVPVSIAQQAADCRAVLRHLGVARAHVVGHSLGGCIALQFTLDAPAVVQTLALLEPALIAGATGHSYREAMLHGQQRYREVPPERLIDESLQARYGAGYRTPLERILPGAFEQAVAHAGTVFELDLPGWLEWRFGEHEAKRITQPVLAVTGSESNALWPRFGETHRLLLQWFTTSQGFVLPGAAHGLQLQNPRGMAGALADFWAHHPIG